The proteins below are encoded in one region of Paenibacillus sp. YYML68:
- the ribE gene encoding riboflavin synthase, producing the protein MFTGIIEEIGTMRRIARSGQAMVLTIGARRVLDDVKLGDSIAVNGVCLTVVSFDESSFTVDVMPETFRRTNLERLSTGSPVNLERAMAAGGRFGGHIVQGHVDSTGTIKSRTPEENAVVFRVEPHDAGMLKYVIPHGSITIDGISLTVVDTDDATFTVSIIPHTLAETVLQHKKAGDEVNLEADVLGKYIERLMTYPGATAQHGQVRGRGGSGRLTEAFLQENGFM; encoded by the coding sequence ATGTTTACCGGCATCATAGAAGAAATCGGCACGATGCGCCGCATCGCGCGAAGCGGTCAGGCGATGGTGCTGACGATCGGCGCGAGGCGCGTGCTCGACGATGTGAAGCTCGGCGACAGCATCGCCGTCAACGGCGTATGCTTAACGGTCGTCAGCTTCGACGAGAGCAGCTTCACCGTCGACGTCATGCCCGAGACGTTCCGCCGCACGAATCTGGAGCGGCTGTCAACCGGCTCACCGGTCAATCTGGAGCGTGCGATGGCCGCAGGCGGCCGCTTCGGCGGTCATATCGTGCAGGGACACGTCGATTCGACGGGCACGATCAAGAGCCGCACGCCGGAGGAGAACGCGGTTGTCTTCCGGGTCGAGCCGCACGATGCGGGCATGCTCAAGTATGTCATCCCGCACGGCTCGATCACGATTGACGGCATCAGCTTGACCGTCGTCGATACGGACGACGCCACCTTCACGGTGTCGATCATTCCGCACACGCTGGCCGAGACGGTGCTGCAGCACAAGAAGGCGGGCGACGAGGTCAACCTTGAGGCGGACGTGCTCGGCAAGTACATTGAGCGGCTGATGACGTACCCGGGGGCGACGGCTCAGCATGGACAAGTCCGCGGGCGAGGCGGCAGCGGGCGGCTGACGGAAGCTTTTTTACAAGAAAATGGATTCATGTAA
- a CDS encoding stage V sporulation protein AB, which yields MSEWAASVLMAFVGLAGGIAVGSGLVAFLVVLDVIPRLAQITRSYAHIRWYEGAVILGALFFTFAGFLEWQLRLVPVTAAVFGLLAGCFVGMLAAALTEVINVLPILTKRIGMEKYMIWLLMAMIFGKVLGSFIDWLGLIGQ from the coding sequence ATGAGTGAGTGGGCGGCATCGGTGCTGATGGCCTTCGTCGGTCTGGCGGGAGGCATTGCCGTCGGCAGCGGTCTGGTCGCGTTCCTCGTCGTGCTCGACGTCATCCCGCGGCTGGCGCAAATTACACGCTCGTATGCGCACATCAGGTGGTATGAGGGAGCGGTCATCTTAGGCGCCTTGTTCTTCACGTTCGCAGGCTTCCTGGAGTGGCAGCTGCGGCTAGTGCCTGTAACGGCCGCCGTGTTCGGCCTGCTCGCTGGCTGCTTCGTCGGAATGCTGGCAGCTGCGCTGACGGAGGTTATTAATGTGCTGCCGATCTTGACCAAGAGAATCGGGATGGAGAAGTATATGATCTGGCTCTTGATGGCGATGATCTTCGGCAAGGTGCTCGGCTCATTCATAGATTGGCTCGGCTTAATTGGACAATGA
- a CDS encoding DUF378 domain-containing protein, with protein MKTALTLVIIGALNWLLVGLFEWDLVTALLGGEIHRESSALARIVYSLVGLAGIVSIGLLFRDDAKVR; from the coding sequence ATGAAAACAGCATTAACGCTTGTCATTATCGGAGCACTGAACTGGCTGCTCGTCGGATTGTTCGAGTGGGATTTGGTTACTGCCCTGCTGGGTGGAGAAATTCATCGCGAGTCTTCTGCACTTGCACGAATCGTGTACTCCCTGGTCGGACTGGCCGGTATCGTCAGCATCGGCCTCTTGTTCCGCGACGACGCGAAGGTGCGATAA
- a CDS encoding stage V sporulation protein AA, with amino-acid sequence MQSQAMKPCLYLRLRRSVTISPGKPVRLGHIAQMLAPPEYENELQQLILCKPHERDGSLVLVDMLLIVEKVKERFPMLALEHFGEPHVLVEVKGKMKPPSLILIIVVWLLLFIGSGLAIMNFHADVSMAQVHRDIYRLLTGTDNVHPLLLQIPYSIGIGIGMVVFFNHLFKKKFNEEPSPLEVEMFMYQESVNRYVITEEYGKLHHANSKGALKDE; translated from the coding sequence ATGCAATCGCAAGCCATGAAGCCGTGTCTGTACTTGCGTCTTCGCCGCTCCGTTACGATCTCACCGGGCAAGCCTGTCAGGCTCGGACACATTGCCCAAATGCTCGCTCCGCCCGAATACGAGAACGAGCTGCAGCAGCTCATTCTGTGCAAGCCGCACGAGCGCGACGGCAGTCTGGTGCTGGTCGATATGCTTCTCATCGTCGAGAAGGTGAAGGAGCGGTTCCCGATGCTTGCGCTTGAGCACTTCGGTGAGCCTCATGTTCTGGTCGAAGTGAAAGGGAAGATGAAGCCGCCGAGTCTCATCCTCATTATTGTGGTGTGGCTGTTGCTGTTCATCGGCTCGGGACTTGCGATTATGAACTTCCATGCAGATGTCAGCATGGCCCAGGTGCACCGGGATATATATAGGCTGCTGACGGGTACGGATAACGTTCATCCGCTGCTGCTGCAAATTCCGTACTCGATTGGGATCGGCATCGGGATGGTCGTGTTCTTCAACCACCTGTTCAAGAAAAAGTTCAACGAGGAGCCGAGCCCGCTCGAGGTCGAAATGTTCATGTATCAAGAAAGCGTCAATCGGTACGTCATCACCGAGGAATACGGCAAGCTCCATCACGCGAATAGTAAGGGGGCGCTGAAGGATGAGTGA
- the lysA gene encoding diaminopimelate decarboxylase: MHLHGTSTINKDGHLEIGGCDTKQLASQFGTPLYIMDEALIRQRCREFVEAFRATGMPFQVAYASKAFCVMAMCRIVEEEGMSLDVVSDGELYTALQAGFPAERIHFHGNNKTPYEIEMAIDAGIGCFVVDNFVELHMVNAIAGEKRQRVKVLLRLTPGVDAHTHEYISTGQTDSKFGFDMENGSARQAVQEASSAPNLELLGIHSHIGSQIFEVGGFQLAVEKMTAFTVAMRDELGVTFSVLNLGGGFGIRYVEGDTPLAVGEYVRAITDTVREQFTQHAYPLPEIWIEPGRSIVGDAGTTLYTVGTYKDIPGVRKYVAVDGGMTDNPRPALYEAKYEALLANRASDQADELVSIAGKCCESGDMLIWDIELPQVQSGDLLAVFCTGAYNYAMASNYNRLRRPAVVFVKDGHADVVVERETYGHLVQNDVVPERMKPVTKTR; the protein is encoded by the coding sequence ATGCATCTACACGGCACCAGCACAATTAACAAGGACGGCCATCTCGAGATTGGCGGCTGCGATACGAAGCAGCTGGCGAGCCAGTTCGGTACGCCGCTATATATTATGGATGAGGCGCTCATTCGTCAGCGCTGCCGCGAGTTCGTCGAGGCGTTCCGCGCGACGGGGATGCCGTTCCAGGTCGCCTATGCAAGCAAGGCGTTCTGCGTCATGGCGATGTGCCGCATCGTCGAGGAGGAAGGGATGTCGCTCGACGTCGTCTCGGACGGCGAGCTGTATACAGCGCTGCAGGCGGGCTTCCCGGCGGAGCGCATTCATTTCCACGGAAATAATAAGACCCCGTACGAGATCGAGATGGCGATTGACGCTGGTATTGGCTGCTTCGTCGTCGATAACTTCGTTGAGCTGCATATGGTCAATGCGATCGCGGGAGAGAAGCGTCAGCGTGTGAAGGTGCTGCTGCGTCTTACTCCAGGCGTAGATGCCCACACGCACGAGTACATTTCGACCGGACAGACCGATTCCAAGTTCGGCTTCGATATGGAGAACGGCTCCGCGCGTCAAGCGGTGCAGGAAGCATCCAGTGCGCCGAATCTCGAGCTGCTCGGCATTCATTCGCATATCGGCTCGCAAATCTTCGAGGTCGGCGGCTTCCAGCTCGCGGTGGAGAAGATGACGGCGTTCACGGTGGCGATGCGCGACGAGCTCGGCGTCACCTTCAGCGTGCTGAATCTGGGCGGCGGCTTCGGCATTCGCTACGTCGAAGGCGATACGCCGCTCGCGGTGGGCGAATACGTTCGCGCTATCACAGATACGGTGCGTGAGCAGTTCACCCAGCATGCGTATCCGCTGCCTGAAATATGGATCGAGCCGGGTCGCAGCATCGTCGGCGACGCAGGTACGACACTGTACACGGTTGGCACGTACAAGGATATTCCAGGTGTGCGCAAGTACGTCGCTGTCGATGGCGGCATGACCGACAATCCGCGTCCAGCGCTGTACGAGGCGAAGTACGAGGCGCTGCTGGCGAATCGTGCATCGGATCAGGCCGATGAGCTCGTCTCGATCGCAGGCAAATGCTGCGAGAGCGGCGATATGCTGATCTGGGACATCGAGCTGCCGCAGGTACAGAGCGGCGACCTGCTCGCTGTATTCTGCACAGGGGCGTATAATTACGCGATGGCTAGCAACTACAACCGACTTCGCCGCCCTGCGGTCGTGTTCGTGAAGGACGGTCATGCCGACGTCGTCGTAGAGCGCGAGACGTATGGTCATCTCGTTCAGAACGATGTTGTGCCTGAGCGGATGAAGCCGGTGACGAAGACAAGATAG
- the sigF gene encoding RNA polymerase sporulation sigma factor SigF: MDADLKHATHTYLDDTEVKRLIALSQSGDALARDTLVNCNIRLVWSVVQRFLNRGYEAEDLFQIGCIGLLKSVDKFDLSYDVKFSTYAVPMIIGEIQRFLRDDGTLKVSRSLKELANKIRKTKDELSKRHGRLPTISEVAEELGIAPEDVVFAQEASKPLSSIHETVFENDGDPITLMDQIADEGQDKWFERLALNEAIGSLNERERLIVYLRYFRDQTQSEVASRLGISQVQVSRLEKKILQSIKNQIAQ, encoded by the coding sequence ATGGATGCAGATTTAAAGCACGCAACCCATACGTATTTGGATGACACCGAGGTCAAGCGATTGATTGCGTTGAGCCAATCCGGCGATGCGCTCGCGCGAGATACGCTTGTCAATTGCAACATTCGGCTTGTCTGGTCCGTCGTGCAGCGATTTCTGAACCGCGGCTATGAGGCGGAGGATTTGTTCCAGATCGGCTGCATTGGGCTGCTGAAGTCCGTTGACAAGTTCGACCTCTCCTACGATGTCAAGTTCTCCACATACGCTGTACCGATGATTATTGGGGAAATCCAGCGGTTTCTGCGCGATGACGGCACGCTCAAGGTGAGCCGCTCGCTCAAGGAGCTCGCGAACAAGATTCGCAAGACGAAGGACGAGCTGTCGAAGCGCCACGGGCGACTCCCGACGATCAGCGAGGTGGCGGAGGAGCTAGGTATCGCCCCGGAGGACGTCGTGTTCGCCCAAGAAGCGAGCAAGCCGCTGTCATCCATTCACGAGACGGTGTTCGAGAACGATGGCGATCCGATTACACTGATGGATCAGATTGCCGACGAAGGCCAGGATAAGTGGTTCGAGCGTCTAGCGCTGAATGAAGCGATCGGTTCGCTCAACGAGCGTGAGCGGCTGATCGTATACTTGCGTTACTTCCGGGATCAGACACAGTCCGAGGTCGCAAGCAGGCTTGGCATATCTCAAGTACAAGTATCCAGGCTGGAGAAAAAAATATTGCAATCGATCAAAAATCAAATTGCTCAATAA
- the spoIIAA gene encoding anti-sigma F factor antagonist, translated as MSLRIELEHYRSTLIVRLHGELDHHTAESVKAQMEDAIVRGHSTHIVLSLRDLTFMDSSGLGVILGRYKQITGRGGKMVVCDVNPSVYRLFEMSGLFKILSIQASESEAIQSLEVVS; from the coding sequence GTGAGCTTACGTATCGAGCTGGAGCATTATCGAAGCACGCTGATTGTCCGTCTGCATGGGGAGCTGGACCACCATACCGCGGAATCTGTCAAGGCCCAGATGGAGGATGCGATTGTTCGCGGCCATAGCACTCACATCGTATTGAGTCTGCGCGACTTGACGTTTATGGACAGCTCAGGTCTTGGCGTCATCCTGGGCCGATATAAGCAAATTACCGGACGTGGCGGCAAGATGGTCGTCTGCGACGTGAATCCGTCGGTGTACCGCTTGTTCGAGATGTCGGGTCTGTTCAAAATATTGTCCATTCAAGCAAGCGAGAGCGAAGCGATCCAAAGTTTGGAGGTCGTATCATGA
- a CDS encoding homocysteine synthase → MSEKPQWSLDTLAVHAGQEIDPSTMSRAVPIYQTTSYGFKDTEHAADLFALKQFGNIYTRLMNPTTDVFEKRVAALEGAPAALATASGQAAITYSIMNIAGAGDEIVSATSLYGGTYNLFATTLPKLGIQVKFVNPDNPENFRAAITENTKALYAETIGNPRGDVLDIAAVAAIAHEHGIPLIVDNTLASPYLCRPIEHGADIVVHSATKFIGGHGTSIGGIIVDGGKFDWKSSGKFPGLTEPDPSYHGVVYTDAVGPIAYIIKARVQLLRDMGAAISPFNSFQILQGLETLHLRMERHCSNALQVARYLEQHEAVEWVSYPGLEQHSSYSLAQKYLPKGQGAILTFGIKGGIAAGRRVINSVQLFSHLANVGDSKSLIIHPASTTHSQLEGEELESTGVTPGMIRLSIGTEGIDDLLYDLGQAIAASQA, encoded by the coding sequence ATGAGTGAGAAGCCGCAATGGAGCTTGGACACGTTAGCTGTACATGCAGGACAAGAGATTGACCCGTCGACAATGTCGAGAGCGGTGCCGATCTACCAGACGACCTCGTATGGCTTCAAGGATACGGAGCATGCAGCAGACTTGTTCGCGCTGAAGCAGTTCGGCAACATCTATACACGTCTGATGAATCCTACAACCGATGTGTTCGAGAAGCGCGTAGCTGCTCTTGAGGGCGCACCTGCTGCGCTCGCGACAGCTTCCGGACAAGCTGCGATTACGTATTCGATCATGAACATTGCCGGTGCTGGCGATGAGATCGTATCGGCGACGAGCCTGTACGGCGGAACGTATAACTTGTTCGCAACGACGCTGCCGAAGCTGGGCATTCAGGTGAAGTTCGTCAACCCGGACAACCCGGAGAACTTCCGCGCTGCTATTACGGAGAACACGAAGGCGCTGTATGCGGAGACGATCGGCAACCCGAGAGGCGATGTGCTCGATATTGCAGCTGTAGCAGCCATCGCACATGAGCATGGCATCCCGCTCATCGTGGACAATACGCTCGCGAGCCCGTACCTGTGCCGCCCGATTGAGCATGGCGCAGATATCGTCGTCCACTCGGCGACGAAGTTCATCGGCGGTCACGGAACGTCCATCGGCGGTATTATCGTCGACGGCGGCAAGTTCGACTGGAAGTCGAGCGGCAAGTTCCCGGGTCTGACGGAGCCAGACCCGAGCTATCATGGCGTCGTCTATACCGATGCGGTCGGTCCGATCGCCTACATCATCAAGGCGCGCGTCCAGCTGCTGCGCGATATGGGCGCGGCGATCTCGCCATTCAACTCGTTCCAGATCTTGCAGGGTCTTGAGACGCTGCACCTGCGTATGGAGCGTCACTGCTCGAATGCGCTGCAGGTAGCCCGCTATCTGGAGCAGCATGAGGCGGTGGAGTGGGTCAGCTATCCGGGCCTTGAGCAGCATTCGTCCTACAGCCTTGCGCAGAAGTACTTGCCGAAGGGTCAAGGCGCAATCTTGACGTTCGGCATCAAGGGCGGCATCGCGGCTGGCCGTCGCGTAATCAACAGCGTTCAGCTGTTCTCGCACCTTGCGAATGTTGGCGATTCGAAGTCGCTCATCATTCATCCGGCGAGCACGACGCACAGCCAGCTGGAGGGCGAGGAGCTCGAGTCGACGGGCGTAACGCCGGGCATGATTCGTCTGTCGATCGGCACAGAGGGCATCGACGACCTGCTGTACGATCTCGGACAAGCAATTGCAGCGAGCCAGGCTTAA
- a CDS encoding spore germination protein: protein MNNIFKKAKRAKLMKGSPVDVSSQEHEGKEESSSAPQSKLEVNEQGDIMGEAKHAPAPAVKEKKAVKSGKSGSVKLTQKESRLKKKDDISEDFELLKRQLEERVGLNKSFDVVFREMVFGGQKTGIFYYNGFAKDQVLTDIITRLSYAVEVGSKEDGNKQGESDGGGERDQKPSMSIVELFDKALIPHIQVQKTDCMKTAVDNVAAGGTAFFFEGQKEALLVDAKSFPARSTEEPDLERVVRGSRDGFVETLLTNVTLVRRRLRDPRLKLEMMRAGQRTQTDICLAYIEDICDERLVESVKDKINQVNVDGLPLGEKQLEEAIVGKGWNPYPMVRYSERPDVVTAHLLEGHMIVFVDTSPSVMILPTTFFHHVQHAEEYRQTPTIGTYLRWVRFLGIMASLFLLPLWYLLVTSPELKPAGLEFLGPAEEAKLPMLLQFFIAELGIDLMRMAAVHTPTPLATAMGLVAAILIGDVAVKTGLFVNEVILYLAVAAIGTFATPSYELSLANRLMRLGLLVSAAMFKVPGLVVASTGLVLLLALQRSYNTPYMWPFLPFNAKALYDIMIRRPFTSMKKRMSLTKTLDSSRQSQS, encoded by the coding sequence ATGAACAACATATTCAAGAAGGCGAAGCGAGCGAAGCTGATGAAAGGAAGTCCGGTCGACGTGAGCTCACAAGAGCATGAAGGCAAGGAGGAGTCGAGCTCGGCCCCGCAATCGAAGCTCGAGGTGAACGAGCAGGGCGATATTATGGGAGAAGCTAAACACGCTCCAGCTCCTGCAGTTAAGGAGAAGAAGGCGGTTAAGAGCGGGAAATCGGGCAGTGTCAAGCTGACACAGAAGGAATCCCGATTGAAGAAGAAGGATGACATCTCGGAAGACTTCGAGCTCTTGAAGCGACAACTGGAGGAGCGGGTCGGCTTAAATAAAAGCTTCGATGTCGTCTTCCGCGAGATGGTATTCGGCGGTCAGAAGACCGGTATCTTCTATTACAATGGCTTCGCCAAGGATCAGGTGCTGACCGACATTATTACGAGGCTGTCCTATGCCGTAGAGGTCGGAAGTAAGGAGGATGGGAATAAGCAGGGCGAGAGCGATGGCGGGGGAGAACGTGACCAGAAGCCGTCGATGAGCATCGTCGAGCTATTCGACAAGGCGCTCATTCCTCATATACAGGTGCAGAAGACGGACTGCATGAAGACGGCGGTTGATAACGTTGCAGCGGGAGGCACCGCCTTCTTCTTCGAGGGGCAGAAGGAAGCGCTACTCGTCGATGCCAAGAGCTTCCCGGCCCGTTCGACCGAGGAGCCGGACCTTGAGCGCGTCGTCCGCGGCTCGCGGGATGGCTTCGTCGAGACGCTGCTGACGAATGTGACGCTCGTTCGCAGGCGGCTCCGCGATCCTCGACTGAAGCTGGAGATGATGCGTGCCGGGCAGCGGACGCAGACCGATATATGCCTCGCGTACATTGAGGATATATGCGATGAACGACTCGTGGAATCGGTCAAGGACAAGATCAATCAGGTTAACGTCGACGGCTTGCCGCTCGGGGAGAAGCAGCTGGAGGAGGCGATTGTCGGCAAGGGCTGGAATCCGTATCCGATGGTTCGTTATTCCGAGCGCCCGGACGTTGTGACTGCACACTTGCTGGAAGGGCATATGATCGTGTTCGTGGATACGTCGCCTTCGGTAATGATACTGCCGACGACATTCTTCCATCATGTGCAGCATGCCGAGGAATACCGTCAGACGCCGACGATCGGCACGTATCTTCGCTGGGTACGGTTTCTCGGTATTATGGCCTCGCTGTTCCTGCTGCCGCTCTGGTACTTGCTCGTCACGTCGCCTGAGCTGAAGCCTGCAGGACTTGAGTTCCTCGGACCGGCTGAGGAGGCGAAGCTGCCGATGCTGCTGCAGTTCTTCATCGCGGAGCTCGGTATTGACCTGATGCGGATGGCCGCGGTACATACGCCGACGCCGCTAGCTACCGCCATGGGCTTGGTTGCGGCGATATTAATTGGAGACGTTGCGGTCAAGACTGGACTGTTCGTCAACGAGGTCATCCTGTACTTGGCCGTTGCTGCGATCGGTACGTTCGCGACGCCGAGCTATGAGCTGAGTCTGGCGAATCGTCTGATGCGCCTTGGTCTACTCGTCTCGGCTGCGATGTTCAAGGTGCCGGGGCTAGTGGTCGCCTCGACGGGCCTCGTGCTGCTGCTCGCGCTCCAGCGCTCGTACAATACACCTTACATGTGGCCGTTCCTGCCGTTCAATGCGAAGGCGCTATACGATATTATGATCCGCAGACCGTTCACGTCGATGAAGAAGCGCATGAGCTTGACGAAGACGCTGGACAGCTCCCGTCAGTCTCAATCTTAG
- the ribD gene encoding bifunctional diaminohydroxyphosphoribosylaminopyrimidine deaminase/5-amino-6-(5-phosphoribosylamino)uracil reductase RibD yields the protein MDILNDEYYMRLALQLAAAATGQTGINPVVGCVVVKDGRIVGLGAHLKRGEGHAEVHALNMAGAEAEGATVYVTLEPCSHHGRTPPCSDRLIREKVKRVVVAATDANPLVAGSGLARLAAHGIEVVTGVLAAEAEALNEAFNAYILTRRPFVTVKSASTLDGKVAARTGDSKWITGPAAREQGHLLRHRNQAIMVGIGTVLADDPLLTTRLPVPGLNPLRVVVDSQLRLPHEAQLVRDGSAPTVVLTTEAAPSERRRALEARGVEVLDCGPGPAVDLLAAMERLGEREIGSLLVEGGGKLSGALLAAGLVNKLALFLAPKIIGGGAMAPCSFDFPGFDQMSRAIRIERMKVETVGDDVLLTGYPRYESEG from the coding sequence ATGGACATTCTGAATGATGAATATTATATGCGGCTGGCGCTGCAGCTGGCCGCGGCGGCTACCGGACAGACCGGCATCAACCCGGTCGTCGGCTGTGTCGTCGTCAAGGACGGGCGCATCGTCGGCCTCGGCGCGCATCTAAAGCGCGGGGAGGGCCATGCCGAGGTGCATGCGCTCAATATGGCCGGAGCCGAGGCCGAAGGGGCGACGGTGTACGTCACCCTTGAGCCGTGCAGTCATCACGGCCGCACGCCGCCGTGCAGCGACAGGCTTATTCGCGAGAAGGTGAAGCGCGTTGTCGTCGCGGCGACCGATGCGAACCCGCTCGTCGCGGGCAGCGGACTGGCGCGGCTTGCGGCGCACGGCATCGAGGTCGTGACCGGCGTGCTGGCTGCTGAGGCGGAGGCGCTGAACGAGGCGTTCAACGCGTATATCTTGACACGCCGTCCGTTCGTCACCGTCAAGAGCGCGAGCACGCTCGACGGCAAGGTCGCCGCGAGGACGGGCGACAGCAAGTGGATCACGGGCCCGGCTGCCCGTGAGCAGGGACATCTGCTTCGCCACCGGAACCAGGCGATCATGGTCGGCATCGGCACGGTGCTCGCTGATGATCCGCTGCTGACGACCCGGCTGCCTGTGCCGGGTCTGAACCCGCTGCGAGTCGTCGTAGACTCGCAGCTGAGGCTGCCGCACGAGGCGCAGCTCGTGCGGGACGGCTCGGCGCCTACGGTCGTGCTGACGACCGAGGCTGCGCCGAGCGAGCGGCGCCGCGCTCTCGAGGCGCGCGGCGTGGAGGTGCTGGACTGCGGCCCAGGACCCGCAGTCGATCTACTCGCCGCCATGGAGCGGCTCGGCGAGCGCGAGATCGGCTCGCTGCTCGTCGAAGGCGGCGGCAAGCTGAGCGGAGCCCTGCTCGCAGCAGGGCTCGTGAACAAGCTGGCGCTGTTCCTCGCGCCGAAGATTATTGGCGGGGGCGCGATGGCCCCCTGCAGCTTTGACTTCCCCGGCTTCGACCAGATGAGCCGGGCGATCCGAATCGAGCGGATGAAGGTGGAGACGGTCGGCGACGACGTCCTCCTGACTGGCTATCCGCGCTACGAAAGCGAGGGCTGA
- a CDS encoding peptidylprolyl isomerase gives MAKKGTIELENGNKINIDFFPEEAPNTVANFEKLANEGFYNGLSFHRVIPGFVAQGGCPKGTGTGGAGYTIKCETATNTSKHERGTLAMAHAGRDTGSCQFYICYAPQPHLDGNHTVFGKVTEGMEHVDAVRQGTKMKEVKVWEE, from the coding sequence ATGGCGAAAAAAGGTACGATTGAGCTGGAAAACGGTAATAAAATTAATATTGATTTCTTCCCGGAGGAAGCGCCGAATACGGTAGCGAACTTCGAAAAGCTGGCAAACGAGGGCTTCTATAACGGCCTGTCGTTCCACCGCGTCATCCCAGGCTTCGTCGCGCAGGGCGGCTGCCCGAAGGGTACAGGCACTGGCGGCGCTGGCTACACGATCAAGTGTGAGACAGCTACGAACACGTCGAAGCATGAGCGTGGCACACTCGCGATGGCGCATGCGGGTCGCGACACAGGCTCGTGCCAGTTCTACATCTGCTACGCGCCACAGCCGCATCTGGACGGCAACCATACCGTGTTCGGCAAGGTGACTGAAGGCATGGAGCATGTTGACGCGGTGCGTCAAGGCACGAAGATGAAGGAAGTGAAGGTGTGGGAGGAGTAA
- the spoIIAB gene encoding anti-sigma F factor → MSDRNHMKLQFASRSENESFARVTVAAFVSQLDPTLDELTDIKTVVSEAVTNSIIHGYDNDPNGVVTITAEIEGDTVFIAVQDHGAGIEDLELAKQPLYTSKPELERSGMGFTIMENFMDEVEVTSEPGAGTSIRMKKRIESKKALFN, encoded by the coding sequence ATGAGTGATCGAAATCACATGAAGCTGCAGTTCGCAAGCCGCTCGGAGAACGAGTCGTTCGCGCGTGTTACGGTCGCCGCCTTCGTCTCTCAGCTCGATCCGACACTTGATGAGCTGACTGATATTAAGACCGTCGTCTCCGAGGCCGTCACCAACTCGATCATTCACGGCTACGATAACGATCCGAACGGCGTCGTCACGATTACAGCCGAGATTGAGGGGGATACCGTCTTCATCGCTGTGCAGGATCATGGAGCGGGCATTGAGGATCTGGAGCTGGCGAAGCAGCCGCTATATACGTCCAAGCCGGAGCTTGAGCGCTCGGGAATGGGCTTCACGATAATGGAAAATTTCATGGACGAAGTGGAAGTTACAAGCGAGCCTGGCGCCGGAACATCGATCCGCATGAAGAAGCGAATTGAGTCGAAAAAAGCTTTATTCAATTAG